GGCATACCGTGGTGTGGGTTCGTGACCGGGAAAGCGATGTCGGGTGGTACCCGGGAGAATCGGTCGTGGGTGGGTACTCTGACGAATCGGTCGTGAACACTGAGGAGTGAAACTTCCCGCGAGACATGCCTTCGGTCGAGTGAGTCGCGGACAGCGAGAGGTGAAAGCCCCCGCGCTCTCGACCCCCTTTCAGTGCCACCCGGTGGAATCTGCGAAAGCGCACGCAACACCCGGTGGACCAGTCGGTTTCAGCGCGAGCGCCTCCCTGCAACCGTCGGCTTGTCTGAGCCGGGTGCATCCCGGCGAAGTGCGCGGCACAGAGGTCGCGCCAGCCCATTCGACTGGTGAGTCTGTCGTGAGTTCCAGTGGAAAGTCGGCGGTCGCAGTGCGGTCGGCGCGTGCGCGACCTCGACGCGCACGCGAGGGAGTCGGATGCGGGCGGTGCGGAGAGCATCCGACGAGGCTGGGGAGGGGCGAGGTGCGGTGCTGGGCTGTGCAGTCGCGGTGCGGATGCGGTGCGGTCGCGGGTCCGCTGGTAGCCGCGCTACGACGAGTAGCGGTGCTGATGCTGTTCGCGGTGCTGTCGTGGTCGCGGTCTGCGGTGCTGTCGCGGTCAGCGATACTGCCACAGTCGCAACCGAAACCGTACACTACCCACTCTCACAGAACAGCCACGTCTAGCCGATCGAGCGTCGCATAAAAGTCAGAGTATCGCAGTCGAGTGCCGGTGCGCCGAAAGTCGGTGGAGTGGGGGTGTGGCGTATCAGCGGACGCTCACATCGCGCCGCCCATACCGCCCATGCCGCCCATGCCGCCCATGCCGCCGCCCATGCCGCCGGGCGCGCCGCCGTCGTCGCCGTCGTCGTCGCCGACCTGCCCGCCGGACAGGTCGCCTGCGGCGATGACGTCGTCGATGCGGAGGATCATGACGGCCGCCTCGGTGGCGGACTCGATGGCCTGCGTCTTGACGCGGAGGGGCTCGGTGACGCCCTCTGCCTCCATGTCGATGACCTCACCGGTGTAGGCGTCGAGGCCCGCACCGAACTCGCCCGCGTCGTGGCGGGCGCGGAGGTCGACCAGCGAGTCGATGGGGTCGAGCCCGGCGTTCTCGGCCAGCGTGCGCGGGATGACCTCAAGCGCGTCGGCGAACGCCTCGACGGCCAACTGCTCGCGGCCGCCGACGGAGTCGGCGAAATCGCGGAGTTCGAGCGCGAGGTCCGTCTCGGGTGCGCCGCCGCCGGGCAGGACCTTGCCGTCCTCCAGCGTGACGCGCACGACGCCGAGACTGTCGTCGATGGCGCGCTCGACCTCGTCGACGACGTGTTCCGTGCCGCCGCGGAGGATCATCGTCACGGCCTTCGCGTCCTCGACGTCCTCGACGAAGATGCGCTCGTCGCCGCCGACGTCCTTCTGCGCGACCGAACCGGCGAAGCCGAGGTCGCTCTCCTCGATGTCGTCGAGGTTGCCGACGACGCGGGCGCCCGTCGCGCGGGCCAGCCGCTTGAGGTCGGAGTTCTTCGCGCGGCGGACGGCGAGGATGCCCTCCTGTGCGAGGTAGTGCTGGGCCATGTCGTCGATGCCGTCACCGACGAACACCACGTCGGCGCCGGCGTCGGCGAGCTTGTCGACCATCTCCTTCAGCTGCTTCTCCTCCTGGTCGAGGAACTGCTGAAGCTGGTCGGGGTCGGTGACGTTGACCTCGGCGTCGATCTCCGTCTCCTTCACCTCGAGGGCACCGTCGAACAGCGCGACGTTGGCGTCCTCGACCATGTAGGGCATGTTGTCGTCGACGCGCTCCTTGTCGACGATGACGCCCTCGACGAGCTCCGAGTTGTCGATGGAGCCGCCGACGACCTTCTCGACGGAGACGTTGTCCGTGTCGATGCCGTCCTCGTCCTGCACGGCCAGCACGGCGTCGACGACGAGTTCCGCGAGGTGATCCTTCGCGGACTCCGCGCCCTTGCCCGTCATCGCCGTCGAGGCGATCTTGACGAGTTCCTCGCGGTCCTCTGCGGACACGTCGATGGCGTCCTCGGCGAGCAGTTCCTTCGCCTTCTCGGCGGCCTGGCGGTACCCCTGTGCGAGCGTCGTCGGGTGGATGTCGGACTCGATGAGCTCCTCGGCCTGGTCGAGGAGTTCACCGGCGATGACGACAGCCGTCGTGGTCCCGTCGCCGACCTCGTCCTCCTGGGTCTCGGAGACCTCGACGATCATGTTCGCCGCCGGGTGGTCGATGTCCATCTCCTTCAGGATCGTCACGCCGTCGTTCGTGACGACGACTCCGCCGGAGGAGTCGACCAGCATCTTGTCCATGCCTTTCGGTCCGAGTGTCGTGCGGACCGACTCGGCGACGGCCTTGCCGGCCGTGATGTTCATCGACTGGGCGTCGCGCCCAGACGTTCGCTGGCTGTCCTCCGAGAGTACGATCATGGGCTGGTTGCCCATCCGCTGACGCTGAGACATATCGGGCGTTGATTGTCTACGGTTCTATAAAAATCCGTCGTTTCGAGTTCGTGTCAACCGAAGCCACACCGACGCCCTCTTGCGATGTGGTGTGTGGTATCGCGCCCCACGAAGCGGCGAACGACCCCGAACCGCAATTCCACTCTAGGCTGTCGCTGGTGAGGAGTCGTCGGCCTGTCGAGCAGTCATCGCCGGACGTCGACCAGTCGCACCCAGTTCCGGGCACCGAACGGTTGTCGGTAGGGAATCTGGTCGTCGGTGGCGTCGGCGTCTTCCTTCTCCACCCTGTCCACGACCGCGCCGAATCCGACCCGCCGGTAGACGACCGGCGGGATGCCGATGTCGGCCAGCAGGAGATCGCCGACCGCCGGTCTGAGGTCGAGGTCGTCGGCCTCGTCTGCGAACCCGGTCTTCGGCAGTGCCAGCGTCAGCGTCGTGTCGGCGGAGACGGCGACTCCCGGCGTCTCGCCGGTCGTCGCCTGCAGGCCGGATGGCACGTCGAGCGAGACGACCGGTGTCTCGCTCGCTTCGATCGCGTCGATCATCTCCGCCGTCGTCCCGTGGGGCGGTCCCGACAGGCCGTACCCGATCAGCGCGTCCACCACCAGGTCGGCGTCGGCGAGCAGGTGAGTCAGTCCGGTGTCGGTGTCGCTACCGTCGGCGTCGTGCCGATCGGTCGCCGCAGTCACCGCGACGCCGCTCTTCGTCAGGATGCGACACTGTCGACCCGCCGGGCCGGAGAGGTCGGTCGGGTCGCGGTCGAGCAGGGTACGAGCAGACCAGCCGTGATTCCGGAGGTGTCGAACCGCACACAACCCACCGGCTCCGTTGCCGCCGCCGCCCGCGAGAACGATCACGGTCGGTGTCGCGTCGGCCTCTCGCCGACCGACGATCTGTGTCGGCTCCCCCGTCTTCCGCCGGACGATGCCGGCGAGGGTTCGGCCCGCGTTCTCGACCATCTGCAGCATCCCGAGTTCGACACAGTCTACAGCGACCCGGTCCACCTCGCGCATCTCGTCGGCGGTGACGCTCGGGACCTCGTGGCCGGACTCGGTACGGAAGACGGGCATAGCTCACGAGAGGACGCGAGCGGACAAAACGACTGGTGGCGACCGAGCGGGGAGCGTGGATTCGGCGACCGCGAAGACGCTACTCCGGCGTCAGGTCCACGTCGTTGGTCAGTTCGTTGTGCTTGCGTTCGAGGAAGGAGTACACCGCGCCGTGGGGTGCCCCGTCGAGGATCATCTCGGCCGCACGCCGGACCGCCTGCACTTCCTCGGGTTGGCCGATGATCCCGAGCGTCGAACCGTAGATGACGACGTTCGCACCCGACAGTTCCTCCATCAGTTCGCGGGTCCGGCCGTTCTCGCCGATGAGACGACCCTTGTGTCGCTGGAGGTCGTTCTGGTTGCGTGCCGCGTCGTCGATGTCGATGAGGTCGAACATCCGCAGATCGTGATCCAGCAGGGAGAGCGCCGCGTCGGGGGCGAAGCCGCGACCGATGGCCCGGACGATGTCGGGTGCGACCATCCCGGTGACCGGGTCGCCGACCGACTCGATCGCGACCGACCCGTTCTCGGAGTCGATGTCGAGGCGCACCTCGGCGGCCTCCTCTATCTCACGCATGGTCTCGCCTCCCTCACCGATGAGAACACCGATGCGGTCCTGCGGTACCGTCACGTGTTGCATGAGAGACGCTACCCGGTCGAGGCGTTTAAGCGTTCCTTCGCAGCGGCCGTGTGAGACCGACTGACGCCCGGCAGTGGGCCTCCCGGACCGCGACTGCCGACGCAGGCCACTGTCGAACCACGCGCCGTGACCCGCCGCCGGACCGCGACCGCGAGCAGGTAGTAGCGCGGTGCGACCCGCCACCGGACGAGTCGCCCGAGGAGGTCGCGGACTGCGGGGCGGCCACCCTCGCCCGCGGTGACGACCACTCCGGCGACCGTCGGTCCCCACGCCCCGACGAGGACGGCGAGGATGGGTGTCGGCTCGGCGACGAGGCTCTCCGCGAGCCACGCGGTCCACGACCACGCGAGCGTCACGAGTGCGAACGCGAGCAGTGGTCGGTCGGCGACGCGACTGCGGACGAACATACACCCCCGACGACGGACAGCTATCTGAACGTTTCGCGGGTCGAGAGGGGCTCGGTCCCGGCGCGTCCGCCGGGGTCGGCTCAGGGCGTCGGGTCGACCTCGGTCACGTAGTCGTACAGCGTGTCGCCGTCCACGTCGACGCCCTGCCGGGAGAAGAAGCCCGCCACGTTTCGGCAGTCCCGGCGCAGGAACTCGTCGGCGTTCGGGTGGTGGACGGTCACGGCCTGGCCGAGGTCGATGACGACCAGTTCGCCCTCGTGGACGATCAGGTTGTACTCCGAGAGGTCGCCGTGGACCAGGCCGGCCGAGTGGAGTCGGCGCATGTACTCCCGGACGACCTCGAAGGCGGTCTCGGGGTTCTCGACGTGGACCTCGGCGAGTCGGCGCGCGCGGTCCTCGACGAGGCCGACGAGTTCCATCACGAGGACGTTCCGCTCGACCGCGATGGGGTTCGGGACGCGGACGCCCGCCTTCCTCGCGCGTTCGAGGTTCGCGTACTCTTTCCGGGTCCACGCCAGCACGGTCTTGCCTTTGTCGCCGCCGATGCCGTCGAACCGGGGGTCGCCGGCGAGGTAGTCGGTCATGTGCCGGAAGTTCGAGGCGTTGATCCGGTAGATCTTGACCGCGACGTCGGTGCCGTCCGCGCCGAGTGCCTCGTAGACGTTCGCCTCTTTGCCGGTGGAGATCGGTCCGCCGAAGGCTTCGATGTGCCCGTCCTGGACGAGTTTGTAGATGGCGGCGAAGGTCGCGTCGTCGAACACCGACTGTTCGACCTTGAACTGGTCGGCGTCCTTCAGGCGCTTGCGGAACTCGCTGAACTCGCGGTCCCGCTTGCGCGCGATGGTGTCGGCTTCGCTGTCCGACACGTCGATCTCCTCCCACTCGTCGCCGAATCCCTCGACCGCGTCGGGTTCGATCAGACCGAACTCCTCTGTCACGACTGGTCGTTGCACGTCCGCGCGTAAAACGTCTCAGGTGTCGTACTGGGGAGATCGTGTCGTAGATCGACGTGGGTCGGGAGACGGGGGAGGTGGTGACGACTGCGACTGCGACTGAGGTGATACCCGTGACGACACCGCAAACCGCGACAGCGACGACTACTGCACCGCGAACTGCGACAGCACCAGCACCGCTACTCGTCGTAGCGCGGCTCCCAGCGGAACCGCCACAGCACCGCACCGCATCCGCACCGCGACTGCACAGCCCAGCACCGCACCTCGTCCTCCCCAGCCTCGCCGGATGCTCTCGGCACCGCCCGCATCCGGCTCCCTCGCGCGCGTCGAGTCGCGCACGCCGACCACCACAGCACTGCAATACGGGAACGAAATTTCGACTCACGTCACAGGTACCAGTCGAACGGGCTGGCGCGGCTTCATGCCGCGCCGACGGTCGCAGGGAGGCGCTCGCGCTGAAACCGACTGGTCCACCGCGAGTTGCATGCGTCCCCGCGAACTCTCCGGGTGGGACTGAAAGGGGCCGGCGTCTCGATCCGGCCCCGACGCCGTAAGCAAGGCGAGACCGGAGGTCTCGCCAGCAGACGGGCGAGGCTCGGCTCGCCCGTCAGCACCGCAGGGAGGGCGGTCGGCTTGCCGACCGCCCGACTGAGGAGCGCAACAAGTCGCGGCGGTCTTCGTGAGCGAAGCGAACGAAGGCTCGTCAGAGCTTGCCTCTGACGGTGGTCGAGACGCCGGGGGCTTTCACCCCTCGTTGTCACCGACCGACTCGACACCAGCCACACCACCAACCGACTCGCCACCGACCGAGTACACGTCCGAACTCCGAACCACTATCCCACCCGCCGCCGAAGCCCGACCATGAGCGTCAGAGCAGAGTTCGACGCGTGGGCCGCAGACGGCCGCGACAAAGGCATGGAAGACCGCCACTGGCACACCGCGAAACACGTCCTCGCGCGGATGCCGGTCGAACCGGGCGAGACCGTCCTCGACCTGGGCACCGGATCGGGCTACGCCGCCAGGGCACTCCGGGCCGCAGACGACGCCGGGCGTGCCTACGGCCTGGACGGCTCACCCGAGATGGCGCGGAACGCCCGGAGCTACACCGACGACGAGCAGGTCGGCTTCCTCGTGGGCGACTTCGACGAACTCCCCTTCGCCGAGGACAGCGTGGACCACGTCTTCTCGATGGAGGCGTTCTACTACGCCAGCGACCCCGCACACACCCTCGAAGAGGTCGCCCGCGTCCTGCGACCCGGCGGGACGTTCTTCTGTGCGGTGAACTACTACGAGGAGAACGTCCACAGCCACGAGTGGCAGGAGTACATCGAGGTCGAGATGACGCGCTGGTCGGGCGAGGAGTACCGCGACGCGTTCCGCGAGGCCGGGTTCCACGTCGCCGAACAGGACA
This genomic window from Salinirubrum litoreum contains:
- the thsA gene encoding thermosome subunit alpha, whose amino-acid sequence is MIVLSEDSQRTSGRDAQSMNITAGKAVAESVRTTLGPKGMDKMLVDSSGGVVVTNDGVTILKEMDIDHPAANMIVEVSETQEDEVGDGTTTAVVIAGELLDQAEELIESDIHPTTLAQGYRQAAEKAKELLAEDAIDVSAEDREELVKIASTAMTGKGAESAKDHLAELVVDAVLAVQDEDGIDTDNVSVEKVVGGSIDNSELVEGVIVDKERVDDNMPYMVEDANVALFDGALEVKETEIDAEVNVTDPDQLQQFLDQEEKQLKEMVDKLADAGADVVFVGDGIDDMAQHYLAQEGILAVRRAKNSDLKRLARATGARVVGNLDDIEESDLGFAGSVAQKDVGGDERIFVEDVEDAKAVTMILRGGTEHVVDEVERAIDDSLGVVRVTLEDGKVLPGGGAPETDLALELRDFADSVGGREQLAVEAFADALEVIPRTLAENAGLDPIDSLVDLRARHDAGEFGAGLDAYTGEVIDMEAEGVTEPLRVKTQAIESATEAAVMILRIDDVIAAGDLSGGQVGDDDGDDGGAPGGMGGGMGGMGGMGGMGGAM
- a CDS encoding NAD(P)H-hydrate epimerase; the protein is MPVFRTESGHEVPSVTADEMREVDRVAVDCVELGMLQMVENAGRTLAGIVRRKTGEPTQIVGRREADATPTVIVLAGGGGNGAGGLCAVRHLRNHGWSARTLLDRDPTDLSGPAGRQCRILTKSGVAVTAATDRHDADGSDTDTGLTHLLADADLVVDALIGYGLSGPPHGTTAEMIDAIEASETPVVSLDVPSGLQATTGETPGVAVSADTTLTLALPKTGFADEADDLDLRPAVGDLLLADIGIPPVVYRRVGFGAVVDRVEKEDADATDDQIPYRQPFGARNWVRLVDVRR
- a CDS encoding KH domain-containing protein, producing MQHVTVPQDRIGVLIGEGGETMREIEEAAEVRLDIDSENGSVAIESVGDPVTGMVAPDIVRAIGRGFAPDAALSLLDHDLRMFDLIDIDDAARNQNDLQRHKGRLIGENGRTRELMEELSGANVVIYGSTLGIIGQPEEVQAVRRAAEMILDGAPHGAVYSFLERKHNELTNDVDLTPE
- the rio1 gene encoding serine/threonine-protein kinase Rio1; this encodes MTEEFGLIEPDAVEGFGDEWEEIDVSDSEADTIARKRDREFSEFRKRLKDADQFKVEQSVFDDATFAAIYKLVQDGHIEAFGGPISTGKEANVYEALGADGTDVAVKIYRINASNFRHMTDYLAGDPRFDGIGGDKGKTVLAWTRKEYANLERARKAGVRVPNPIAVERNVLVMELVGLVEDRARRLAEVHVENPETAFEVVREYMRRLHSAGLVHGDLSEYNLIVHEGELVVIDLGQAVTVHHPNADEFLRRDCRNVAGFFSRQGVDVDGDTLYDYVTEVDPTP
- a CDS encoding class I SAM-dependent methyltransferase: MSVRAEFDAWAADGRDKGMEDRHWHTAKHVLARMPVEPGETVLDLGTGSGYAARALRAADDAGRAYGLDGSPEMARNARSYTDDEQVGFLVGDFDELPFAEDSVDHVFSMEAFYYASDPAHTLEEVARVLRPGGTFFCAVNYYEENVHSHEWQEYIEVEMTRWSGEEYRDAFREAGFHVAEQDNVPDTETEIPPADAFPTEDWETREAMVERYREFGTLLTVGVVP